The Sorangiineae bacterium MSr11367 genome window below encodes:
- a CDS encoding DUF2325 domain-containing protein, which produces MIKKPRVVFVGGVERVERSLKASGEELGVDVDVHAGHMQGNAGTRLAALVRRADLVILVTGVNSHNAVQTAKKEAARNGTPLQIMKFCGAAVARALIAEVARGAAAA; this is translated from the coding sequence ATGATCAAGAAACCTAGAGTCGTATTCGTAGGCGGCGTCGAACGCGTGGAACGTTCGCTCAAGGCATCGGGCGAGGAGCTCGGCGTCGATGTGGACGTTCACGCCGGCCACATGCAAGGCAACGCCGGCACCCGCCTGGCCGCACTCGTTCGACGGGCCGATCTCGTTATCCTGGTGACGGGCGTCAATAGCCACAACGCCGTGCAAACCGCGAAAAAAGAGGCGGCCCGCAATGGCACACCGCTCCAGATCATGAAATTCTGTGGTGCCGCCGTAGCCCGCGCCCTCATCGCCGAAGTCGCCCGCGGCGCCGCCGCCGCCTAG
- a CDS encoding multidrug efflux RND transporter permease subunit, producing MFVEFFIRRPVFASVCSLLIVLAGAISIPSLPIAQYPELAPPQVVVTATYTGASAEVLESAVTTPLEQQINGVEGMKYMQSTSTNDGVSTITVTFDVDRDPDLAAVDVQNRVSQATGRLPNEVKVTGVSVKKNSAAFVLGIAFYSENDVYDNVFVSNYVDQYVKDEVKRVKGVGDVPMFGERKYSMRLWLDPARLATRQLTAGDVVRALQDQNVQVAAGQLGQQPAVSGQQFQVSVRAVGRLKDASEFDDLVVKSTSDGTLVRLRDVGHSELGAEDYSLSAIYRNVPSIGMGVLQLPGANALDVAHNVKAELERLSKSFPPGLKYKVAFDSTPFVEDSIKDVVETLAVAIVLVIATIFLFLATWRSTFIPAITIPVSLVGTFAFVKAFGFTINTLTLFGITLATGLVVDDAIVVIENIERFMREKHMSPREAAGAAMKEVFGAVVATSLVLIAVFVPMAFFPGTTGRIYRQFSVTIAISVAISAFNAITLTPALCALLLRPHGKVNAFFERFERMLEVVKDRYGRVLRTSLRWRGPVTVAFVISLGVTYWMSRVVPTGFVPEEDQGYFIVAAQTPEGSSLEYTSKVFNKATDVLIQQPEVLGAFAAVGYGFAGNGANKGVMWVMMKPFAERRGEQHSVASVIARTRGALFGIPEGFVVAFPPPPIQGIGNLGGFQFEVLDRGGSSLQQLAGGTWGLIGAGSKEPQLKGLFSTYSANDPQLVVEVDRGKARAMNVRLDEVFSTLQVFMGSQYVNDFDFSNRSYRVYVQADARFRAQREHLSEFYVRSESGQMIPLGTLINVRETVAPQVISHYNLFRSAEINGTSGDGFSSGQAIEHMEKLAADLPNTMTFTWSGLSLEELEGGKQTTLLFGLGLLVVFLVLAAQYESFALPLIVLLGVPVAVLGALGAQWARGLQNDVFCQVGLVMLIGLSSKNAILIVEFAQQLRERGETILDAAVVAAQTRLRPILMTSLAFILGGLPLVFASGAGRAARHSLGTAVLGGMIVSTLLNLLLIPVLYVLIESVRERRKAPKTASIPPSEGGPEPLASPAE from the coding sequence GTGTTCGTCGAATTTTTCATACGCCGTCCGGTATTCGCGAGCGTCTGCTCGCTGCTGATCGTCCTCGCGGGCGCGATCTCCATTCCATCGCTGCCCATCGCGCAGTACCCCGAGCTTGCGCCGCCGCAAGTCGTGGTGACCGCCACGTACACCGGCGCCAGCGCCGAGGTCCTCGAGAGCGCGGTAACCACCCCGCTCGAGCAACAGATCAACGGTGTCGAAGGCATGAAGTACATGCAGTCGACCAGCACGAACGACGGTGTGAGCACCATCACCGTCACCTTCGACGTCGACCGCGACCCCGACTTGGCCGCCGTCGACGTGCAGAACCGCGTGTCGCAGGCCACGGGTCGATTGCCGAACGAGGTGAAGGTCACCGGCGTCTCGGTGAAAAAGAACTCCGCGGCCTTCGTTCTGGGCATCGCGTTCTACTCGGAGAACGACGTCTACGACAACGTGTTCGTCAGCAACTACGTCGACCAGTACGTCAAAGACGAGGTCAAACGCGTCAAGGGCGTCGGCGACGTTCCCATGTTCGGCGAGCGCAAATACTCGATGCGCCTCTGGCTCGATCCTGCGCGCCTCGCCACGCGGCAGCTGACCGCCGGCGACGTCGTGCGGGCGCTGCAAGATCAGAACGTGCAGGTTGCGGCCGGGCAGCTTGGCCAGCAGCCGGCGGTGAGCGGCCAGCAATTCCAGGTGAGCGTGCGCGCGGTCGGCCGGCTCAAGGACGCTTCGGAGTTCGACGACCTGGTGGTGAAGTCCACCAGCGACGGGACGCTGGTGCGACTGCGCGACGTCGGTCACTCGGAGCTCGGCGCCGAGGACTACAGCCTCTCGGCCATCTATCGGAACGTGCCCAGCATCGGCATGGGCGTTCTGCAGCTGCCGGGCGCGAACGCGCTCGACGTCGCCCACAACGTCAAGGCCGAACTCGAGCGGCTCTCCAAGAGCTTCCCGCCCGGTCTGAAGTACAAGGTGGCCTTCGACTCGACGCCGTTCGTCGAGGACTCCATCAAGGACGTGGTCGAGACCCTCGCGGTTGCCATCGTGCTGGTCATCGCGACCATCTTCCTCTTCTTGGCCACCTGGCGGAGCACGTTCATCCCGGCCATCACCATCCCGGTGTCCTTGGTCGGCACGTTCGCCTTCGTGAAGGCGTTCGGCTTCACCATCAACACGCTCACGTTGTTCGGCATCACCTTGGCCACGGGCCTCGTCGTCGACGACGCCATCGTGGTCATCGAGAACATCGAGCGGTTCATGCGCGAAAAGCACATGAGCCCGCGCGAGGCCGCCGGCGCGGCCATGAAAGAGGTGTTCGGCGCGGTCGTGGCCACGTCACTGGTGCTCATCGCGGTGTTCGTGCCCATGGCCTTCTTCCCGGGAACGACGGGCCGCATCTACCGGCAATTCTCGGTGACCATTGCCATCTCGGTGGCCATCTCGGCGTTCAACGCCATCACCTTGACGCCCGCGCTGTGCGCGCTGCTTCTGCGGCCGCATGGCAAGGTCAATGCGTTCTTCGAGCGGTTCGAGCGCATGCTCGAGGTGGTGAAAGACCGCTACGGCCGGGTGCTGCGCACGTCCTTGCGATGGCGCGGGCCCGTCACGGTGGCCTTCGTGATCTCGCTCGGCGTGACGTACTGGATGAGCCGCGTGGTTCCGACCGGCTTCGTGCCGGAAGAGGATCAAGGCTACTTCATCGTGGCCGCGCAGACGCCCGAGGGCTCGTCGCTCGAGTACACGAGCAAAGTGTTCAACAAAGCGACGGATGTTCTCATCCAGCAGCCCGAGGTGCTCGGCGCCTTCGCCGCCGTCGGATACGGCTTCGCCGGCAACGGCGCGAACAAGGGCGTCATGTGGGTCATGATGAAGCCGTTCGCGGAGCGCCGTGGCGAGCAGCACTCCGTGGCCTCGGTCATCGCCCGCACCCGCGGCGCGTTGTTCGGGATCCCCGAGGGCTTCGTCGTCGCCTTCCCGCCCCCGCCGATTCAAGGCATCGGCAACCTCGGTGGTTTCCAATTCGAGGTGCTCGATCGCGGCGGGTCCAGCTTGCAGCAGCTGGCCGGCGGGACCTGGGGTCTCATTGGTGCAGGCAGCAAGGAGCCGCAGCTCAAAGGCCTGTTCTCGACCTACAGCGCCAACGATCCGCAGCTGGTGGTGGAGGTTGACCGCGGCAAGGCGCGCGCGATGAACGTGCGTCTCGACGAGGTGTTCAGCACATTGCAAGTCTTCATGGGCTCGCAATACGTGAACGACTTCGACTTCTCGAACCGTTCGTACCGCGTGTACGTGCAAGCGGACGCCCGCTTCCGCGCGCAACGCGAGCACCTGAGCGAATTCTATGTGCGCTCCGAGTCGGGGCAGATGATTCCGCTCGGAACGTTGATCAACGTTCGCGAGACCGTCGCCCCACAGGTCATCAGCCATTACAATCTGTTCCGCTCGGCGGAGATCAACGGAACGTCGGGCGATGGGTTCAGCAGCGGGCAGGCCATCGAGCACATGGAAAAGCTCGCAGCAGATCTGCCCAACACGATGACGTTCACCTGGTCCGGCCTTTCGCTCGAGGAGCTCGAGGGCGGAAAGCAGACCACGTTGCTCTTCGGCCTGGGTTTGCTCGTCGTGTTCCTGGTGCTCGCGGCGCAGTACGAGAGCTTTGCCCTCCCACTCATCGTCTTGCTCGGTGTTCCGGTCGCCGTTCTCGGCGCACTCGGTGCCCAATGGGCGCGCGGGCTGCAAAATGACGTATTCTGCCAAGTGGGACTCGTCATGCTCATCGGCCTGTCGAGCAAGAACGCGATTCTGATCGTCGAGTTCGCACAGCAACTCCGCGAACGCGGCGAGACCATCCTCGACGCCGCAGTGGTGGCCGCACAGACCCGTCTGCGCCCCATCCTCATGACGTCCCTCGCCTTCATCCTCGGCGGCCTCCCCCTGGTCTTCGCCAGCGGCGCCGGCCGCGCCGCCCGCCACTCCCTCGGCACGGCGGTCCTCGGAGGCATGATCGTCTCGACCCTCCTAAACCTCCTCCTCATCCCGGTCTTGTACGTCCTCATCGAGTCCGTCCGCGAACGCCGCAAGGCCCCGAAGACCGCGTCGATTCCACCGAGCGAGGGCGGCCCAGAACCCCTCGCAAGCCCGGCAGAGTAA
- the cysK gene encoding cysteine synthase A, producing the protein MDTEIEETAVPRFRGAVSEAIGRTPLIELRRLGAGLPGRIAIKLESRNPSGSVKDRVAAALIDDAEQRGLLTPGSTIVAPTSSNTGIAMAHIAAARGYKLRLTIPSDWANERIALLLYLGTDVVVTPGGDMIGARERAKALVQATASSGQAAVLIDQFVSPVNPEIHRRTTAMEIWEDSLGQVSAFVAGVGTGGTITGVGLGLRSRKRDVTLVAVEPKGSPVLSGGVAGKHAIQGIGAGFVPPLLRRDLIDDVITVSDDEAFAHAHRLALEEGILAGVSSGASIAAALALAAQKRMAGKLIVTIVCDSGERYVTTPRAEARPTRGGRR; encoded by the coding sequence ATGGACACGGAGATCGAGGAAACCGCGGTTCCTCGCTTTCGCGGTGCGGTGAGCGAGGCCATCGGGCGCACGCCGCTCATCGAGTTGAGGCGGCTTGGCGCCGGTTTGCCTGGACGGATCGCCATTAAACTAGAATCCCGCAACCCGAGCGGGAGCGTCAAGGATCGGGTCGCCGCCGCCCTCATCGACGATGCGGAGCAGCGCGGTTTGCTCACACCGGGCAGCACCATCGTGGCGCCCACCAGCAGCAACACCGGCATCGCCATGGCCCACATCGCGGCCGCGCGCGGCTACAAGCTGCGCCTCACCATCCCCAGCGACTGGGCCAACGAGCGCATCGCCCTGCTCCTCTACCTGGGGACGGACGTGGTGGTGACCCCGGGCGGGGACATGATCGGGGCCCGCGAACGGGCCAAGGCCCTCGTTCAAGCCACGGCTTCAAGTGGACAGGCCGCGGTGCTCATCGATCAATTCGTCTCGCCGGTGAATCCCGAGATCCATCGGCGCACCACGGCCATGGAAATCTGGGAAGACAGCCTCGGCCAGGTCTCCGCATTCGTAGCCGGCGTCGGCACGGGCGGTACCATCACCGGCGTCGGCCTCGGGCTTCGCAGCCGCAAGCGCGACGTCACCCTCGTGGCTGTCGAGCCCAAAGGCTCGCCCGTGCTCTCCGGCGGCGTCGCCGGCAAGCACGCCATTCAAGGTATCGGCGCGGGATTCGTCCCGCCGCTCTTACGGCGCGACCTCATCGACGACGTCATCACCGTGTCGGACGACGAAGCGTTCGCCCATGCCCATCGCTTGGCGCTCGAAGAGGGAATCCTCGCGGGCGTATCTTCGGGAGCTTCCATCGCTGCGGCGCTCGCCCTCGCCGCGCAAAAGCGCATGGCCGGAAAGCTCATCGTCACCATCGTATGCGATTCGGGCGAACGGTACGTCACGACACCGCGCGCCGAAGCGCGCCCTACCCGTGGAGGACGGCGATGA
- a CDS encoding cyclase family protein: MIRLSLAAALALTACAANSPPQPAHSPQPPHLNAAHVDAIAWQPGARLVDLSYPYDTTTVYWPTDTSGFVLDKLHWGQTEGGYFYASAKMCSAEHGGTHLDAPIHFAEGKATADKIALDRLMAPATVIDISAAAAQNRDTLLSVRDIEAFERAHGRIEPKTIVLVRTGWSERWPDRKRYLGDDKPGDASNLHFPGIGEDAARALVARQVAAVGIDTASIDNGPSKTFMTHRILLGADIPAFENVASMKELPPRGALVIALPMKIGGGSGGPVRVVAVLPPR, from the coding sequence ATGATCCGACTTTCGCTTGCCGCTGCGCTTGCGCTGACGGCGTGCGCCGCGAATTCACCGCCCCAGCCGGCGCATTCGCCGCAACCGCCGCATCTTAACGCCGCACATGTCGATGCCATTGCATGGCAACCGGGCGCCCGCCTGGTGGATCTTTCGTATCCGTACGACACCACCACGGTGTATTGGCCAACCGATACGAGCGGCTTCGTGCTGGACAAGCTTCATTGGGGCCAAACCGAGGGCGGCTATTTCTACGCCTCCGCGAAAATGTGCAGCGCGGAGCATGGTGGAACGCACCTCGACGCGCCGATTCACTTCGCCGAAGGCAAAGCGACGGCGGACAAGATTGCATTGGACCGATTGATGGCCCCGGCGACGGTCATCGACATTTCTGCCGCAGCCGCGCAAAACCGCGACACCTTGCTGAGCGTCCGCGACATCGAAGCCTTCGAGCGCGCCCACGGCCGCATCGAGCCAAAGACCATCGTCCTCGTTCGTACCGGTTGGTCCGAACGCTGGCCCGATCGCAAGCGCTACCTCGGCGACGACAAACCGGGCGACGCCTCCAATTTGCATTTCCCGGGCATTGGCGAAGACGCCGCCCGCGCCCTCGTCGCCCGCCAAGTCGCCGCCGTGGGCATCGACACCGCGAGCATCGACAACGGCCCGTCCAAGACGTTCATGACCCACCGCATCTTGCTGGGCGCCGACATCCCCGCTTTCGAAAATGTGGCGTCGATGAAGGAGCTGCCACCGCGGGGCGCTTTGGTCATCGCGCTGCCCATGAAAATCGGCGGCGGCTCCGGCGGCCCCGTCCGCGTCGTCGCCGTCCTTCCTCCCCGTTAA
- a CDS encoding EVE domain-containing protein, which produces MSAWLIKSEPSVYPFSKLVSDKKTVWDGVRNFEARNNLRKMKKGDTCLFYHSNEGKAVVGIARVVKEAYPDPSSEDGEDWSVVEVAPVKELSEPVTLERIKAHPELSDMALVRRSRLSVTPVTEAELRVILREAKTKL; this is translated from the coding sequence ATGAGTGCCTGGCTGATAAAAAGTGAGCCGTCGGTCTATCCGTTTTCGAAGCTCGTCTCGGACAAGAAAACGGTGTGGGACGGCGTCCGCAACTTCGAAGCGCGCAACAACCTGCGCAAGATGAAGAAGGGCGATACCTGCCTTTTTTACCACTCGAACGAGGGGAAGGCGGTGGTGGGCATCGCGCGCGTGGTCAAGGAGGCCTACCCCGATCCGAGCAGCGAAGACGGTGAGGACTGGAGCGTGGTCGAGGTCGCCCCCGTCAAAGAGCTGAGTGAGCCGGTCACGCTCGAGCGCATCAAGGCCCACCCGGAGCTTTCCGACATGGCGCTGGTCCGGCGCTCGCGTCTTTCCGTCACGCCGGTGACCGAGGCCGAGCTTCGCGTCATCTTGCGCGAAGCCAAGACCAAGCTGTAG
- a CDS encoding acyltransferase, with translation MRFEAYHRTARFASLDGLRCLSILPVIWHHATPRPLEGILGRGPFGVDLFFAISGFLITTLLLREGEGLSLKNFYVRRALRIFPLYYAVLGLYALRGWLLLPDSPIRSHFLRNLPFYSTYTSNWFVDFDVPHAIVFGFSWSLAVEEQFYLVWPWVLRARGRMHLPAVFMLGCLALDYTLEHGHLAAYVDSTGLAHRILTSMATPICLGAVVAYALHFRKSFSAVDTMLGRRCSAPILLLALAGLLAADGTPLFVIHIVMALLVASVCIRGDHGLSKLLDIPVLRLVGVVSYGMYLFHVSVITGVKWLLPDAWRLAPVLFVLATCITFALAWGSYRFFEMPFLGLKNRFRS, from the coding sequence GTGCGCTTCGAGGCCTACCATCGCACCGCGCGCTTCGCCTCGCTCGACGGGCTGCGCTGCCTGAGCATTCTCCCGGTCATCTGGCACCACGCGACGCCGCGACCGCTGGAGGGCATCTTGGGGCGCGGCCCCTTTGGCGTGGACCTCTTTTTCGCGATCAGCGGGTTCCTCATCACGACCTTGCTTCTTCGCGAAGGCGAAGGCCTCTCGCTGAAGAACTTTTACGTGCGCCGCGCGCTGCGCATCTTCCCACTCTATTACGCGGTGCTCGGTCTCTATGCGTTACGGGGCTGGCTCCTTCTTCCAGATTCGCCAATCCGCAGTCATTTCTTACGCAACTTGCCGTTCTATTCGACCTACACGTCGAATTGGTTCGTTGATTTCGACGTGCCCCACGCGATTGTGTTCGGCTTTTCGTGGTCACTGGCCGTCGAAGAGCAATTTTATCTCGTTTGGCCTTGGGTGCTCCGAGCGCGCGGCCGGATGCACCTTCCCGCCGTGTTCATGCTGGGGTGCCTCGCGCTGGATTACACGTTGGAACACGGCCATCTGGCCGCGTACGTCGATTCCACGGGTTTGGCGCATCGCATACTGACGAGCATGGCGACGCCCATCTGCCTGGGGGCCGTCGTGGCCTATGCGCTTCATTTCCGGAAGAGCTTCTCGGCCGTCGATACGATGTTAGGTCGACGATGCAGCGCGCCGATCCTTCTTTTGGCCCTGGCTGGGCTGCTCGCCGCGGATGGGACACCTCTTTTCGTCATTCATATCGTGATGGCCCTCCTCGTCGCATCGGTGTGCATTCGAGGCGACCATGGACTGTCGAAGCTCTTGGATATTCCGGTGTTGCGGCTCGTCGGCGTGGTCAGTTATGGGATGTACCTCTTTCACGTATCGGTGATTACCGGGGTCAAATGGCTGCTGCCTGACGCATGGCGTTTGGCGCCGGTCCTTTTCGTCCTGGCGACGTGCATTACGTTTGCACTCGCGTGGGGCTCGTACCGGTTTTTCGAAATGCCATTCCTTGGTTTGAAAAATCGATTTCGTTCCTAA
- a CDS encoding SDR family NAD(P)-dependent oxidoreductase: MQSARDLEGRTFLVTGASAGIGRATVCALAARGASVVLASRSEEKTRAVMEEIRRLHPASSQADVEFLPVDLGDLGSVKRAAETFLASSRPLDVLINNAGLVGATGLSKDGYEIAFATNHLGPFLLTKLLLPKLVEAPQGRVVNVASRAHFRAKAVDWGQMSLPVKKIHSFTQYGVTKLMNILHAKELANRLAETRVTTYSLHPGVVASELWREVPWPVANVMKLFFISNEEGAKTTLYCATAPELSSSSGLYYDDCKEGRVSRLARDECLAREVFERSEDAVRTLLPAASAA; this comes from the coding sequence ATGCAATCTGCACGCGATCTCGAAGGCCGTACCTTTCTGGTCACCGGCGCCAGTGCGGGCATCGGGCGCGCCACGGTGTGTGCGCTTGCCGCGCGGGGTGCCAGCGTGGTGCTGGCCTCGCGTTCGGAAGAGAAGACGCGGGCGGTGATGGAGGAAATTCGGCGTTTGCACCCTGCATCCTCGCAGGCGGACGTCGAATTTCTCCCCGTCGACCTGGGCGATCTCGGCTCGGTGAAGCGCGCGGCGGAGACGTTTCTCGCGTCGTCGCGACCGCTGGACGTGCTCATCAACAATGCCGGCCTCGTTGGCGCCACGGGGCTGTCCAAGGACGGCTACGAGATCGCGTTCGCGACGAACCACCTGGGCCCATTTCTCCTCACGAAGCTGCTCCTGCCGAAGCTCGTCGAGGCTCCCCAGGGGCGCGTGGTCAACGTGGCCAGCCGCGCGCACTTTCGCGCGAAGGCCGTCGATTGGGGGCAGATGTCCCTGCCGGTGAAGAAGATTCATAGCTTCACGCAATACGGCGTGACCAAATTGATGAACATTCTTCACGCGAAGGAGTTGGCCAATCGCCTCGCAGAAACGCGTGTGACGACGTATTCGCTTCACCCGGGGGTGGTGGCTTCCGAATTGTGGCGCGAAGTTCCTTGGCCCGTCGCCAATGTGATGAAGCTCTTCTTCATCTCGAACGAGGAGGGCGCGAAAACGACGTTGTATTGCGCCACCGCGCCGGAGCTGTCGAGCAGCTCCGGCCTCTATTACGATGATTGCAAAGAGGGGCGCGTAAGCCGTCTCGCCCGCGACGAATGCCTCGCACGGGAGGTCTTCGAGCGAAGCGAGGACGCCGTCCGCACCCTGCTGCCGGCCGCTTCGGCGGCTTAG
- a CDS encoding peroxiredoxin: MIGVGQRFPDFRLENQDKKEVGLGDYRGKWLVLYVYPKDDTPGCTVQGKSFTATKSEFEKNGITVVGVSADDADSHKSFCSKYSFTIDLLADPEAKLLTAAGVGQSDYKGTLYWDRTTFVVDPTGIVRKVYTKVNPQGHEQVVLDDIVKLKTTQN, encoded by the coding sequence ATGATCGGAGTCGGGCAACGTTTTCCGGATTTTCGTCTCGAGAACCAGGACAAAAAGGAGGTAGGCCTCGGAGATTACCGAGGAAAATGGCTCGTTCTGTACGTGTACCCCAAGGACGACACCCCCGGGTGCACCGTTCAGGGTAAGTCGTTCACCGCCACCAAAAGCGAGTTCGAGAAGAATGGCATCACCGTCGTCGGCGTCAGCGCAGACGATGCGGACTCGCACAAGAGCTTCTGCTCGAAGTACTCCTTCACCATCGATCTTCTGGCCGATCCCGAGGCCAAGCTGCTCACCGCCGCAGGCGTCGGGCAAAGCGATTACAAAGGGACGCTGTATTGGGACCGCACGACCTTCGTGGTCGATCCCACGGGCATCGTGCGCAAGGTCTACACCAAGGTAAACCCGCAGGGGCACGAGCAGGTGGTGCTCGACGACATCGTCAAACTGAAGACCACGCAAAATTAA
- a CDS encoding DUF885 domain-containing protein, which produces MRAWRYGMACSWLLAVCACGASGPAVKGGATPAAASRIDGTARSNENAKVLLDLEARFEPESASGEGFDGYDEQVIDLGPDLTERSLRAYRDGEVILSARLARESDPAVRADLELLLQASQLHRERIELDEKWTVPFVDVANIVFRGLSVLLDDSLPEARRRAAVVRLRRYAGMTAGQHSIVDLAIQRTRERLDRPGLVFPAKARVEKVLTTMPIMTEGVGKLLKKYAIPGYEEPLARWNEQVAAYTKFVRENILPRARLDFRQPPELYRLALKEAGIDAPPREVAAKAREAFTRVQREMQELAPRVAREKGLSVTDYRDVIRALKKTQLEGDDLLATYRRRIPEIEAILRREHLITVPARAMQIRLATDAESARVPAPFFNSPRIIGNTGEQGEFVLPKQLAADPSKRLDDFSYEAASWWLTAHEGRPGHELQYSTMIERKISIARAIFAFNSVNAEGWGLYAEDMMRPYMPLDGQLICLQARLMRAAHAFLDIELNLGLIGTSEAHRVMHEEAVFSEAWTNSAVERYTFWWPAQAPSYFYGYMRLMELRADAQKAMGKRFDLAAFHDFVLAQGLVPPPLLRKAVFADLVKQTG; this is translated from the coding sequence ATGCGCGCATGGCGATACGGAATGGCTTGCAGTTGGCTGTTGGCAGTTTGCGCTTGTGGCGCCAGTGGGCCCGCCGTCAAGGGCGGAGCGACTCCTGCCGCAGCCTCGCGGATCGACGGGACGGCCCGAAGCAACGAAAACGCGAAGGTGCTGCTGGATCTGGAAGCGCGGTTCGAGCCGGAGTCCGCGAGCGGTGAAGGGTTCGACGGCTACGACGAACAGGTTATCGACCTAGGGCCGGATCTCACGGAACGGTCGCTGCGCGCGTACCGCGACGGTGAGGTCATTTTGAGCGCGCGGCTCGCCCGCGAGTCGGATCCCGCGGTGCGTGCCGATCTGGAGCTGCTGCTCCAAGCGTCGCAACTTCACCGCGAGCGCATCGAGCTCGATGAGAAATGGACGGTGCCGTTCGTCGATGTCGCGAACATCGTATTTCGCGGCCTGAGTGTCCTTTTGGACGACAGCCTCCCCGAGGCTCGCCGTCGCGCGGCCGTGGTTCGGCTGCGCCGTTACGCGGGCATGACCGCAGGGCAGCACTCGATCGTGGACCTCGCCATCCAGCGGACGCGCGAACGGCTCGATCGCCCGGGCCTCGTTTTTCCGGCCAAGGCGCGGGTCGAAAAGGTTCTCACGACCATGCCCATCATGACCGAGGGTGTGGGCAAGCTCCTGAAGAAGTACGCCATCCCCGGCTACGAGGAACCGCTCGCGCGTTGGAACGAGCAGGTCGCCGCGTATACGAAGTTCGTGCGCGAGAACATTCTGCCGCGCGCCCGCCTGGACTTCCGTCAGCCACCCGAGCTCTATCGGCTCGCGCTGAAAGAGGCCGGCATCGACGCCCCGCCCCGCGAGGTCGCGGCCAAGGCGCGCGAAGCCTTCACCCGCGTCCAGCGCGAGATGCAGGAACTCGCCCCGCGCGTGGCGCGCGAAAAGGGTCTTTCGGTCACGGATTACCGCGACGTCATTCGCGCGCTCAAAAAGACGCAGCTCGAAGGCGACGATTTGCTCGCCACGTACCGCCGGCGCATTCCGGAGATCGAGGCCATTCTTCGGCGCGAACACCTGATTACCGTGCCCGCACGGGCCATGCAGATTCGATTGGCGACTGACGCCGAAAGCGCGCGGGTCCCCGCGCCGTTCTTCAATAGCCCGCGCATCATCGGCAACACCGGCGAGCAGGGTGAATTCGTTCTGCCGAAGCAGCTCGCGGCCGATCCCTCCAAGCGGCTGGACGATTTCAGCTATGAGGCCGCATCCTGGTGGCTCACCGCCCATGAGGGCCGGCCGGGGCACGAGCTTCAATATTCGACGATGATCGAGCGCAAGATCTCCATTGCCCGCGCGATCTTCGCGTTCAATAGCGTCAACGCCGAGGGCTGGGGACTCTATGCCGAGGACATGATGCGGCCCTACATGCCCCTCGACGGCCAACTCATTTGCTTGCAAGCGCGGCTCATGCGCGCCGCCCATGCCTTCCTGGACATCGAGCTCAATCTAGGGCTCATCGGCACGAGCGAGGCGCACCGCGTGATGCACGAGGAGGCCGTCTTCTCCGAGGCCTGGACCAATTCGGCCGTCGAGCGTTACACCTTTTGGTGGCCCGCCCAGGCACCCTCGTACTTCTACGGTTACATGCGCCTGATGGAGCTGCGCGCCGATGCGCAGAAGGCCATGGGCAAGCGGTTCGACCTCGCGGCCTTCCACGATTTCGTGCTGGCCCAAGGCCTGGTTCCGCCACCGCTACTTCGCAAAGCCGTCTTTGCCGACTTGGTGAAGCAGACGGGTTAG